The Wansuia hejianensis genomic interval CGCAATTTATTGCCTATTGTGAACGCTCCCATACAGGCAATATTCGCATCGTTGCTGAGACGTGCCCTTTTTGCGGAATAGATATCCGACAGCAGTGCCGCGTAGGCTCCTTTTACTTTGTTTGCCGCCAAAGAAACTCCTATTCCAGTGCCGCAGATCAGAATTCCCCTATCGTGTTTTCCGGCGGCTACCGCCTCTGCGACGCGGATCGCCACGTTCGCGTAGATAGGATCATCACTGCCAAAGTCAGTTACTTCACCCAGTTTCCTGCTTTCTATAAAGCGGATCAATTCTTCTTTAGCAGACTGGGCATTCGGGTCACAGCCAATTGCTATTTTCATTTATATGCCTCCTGTATCTATACTCTGAAGCTTGCATCATTTCGCGCCGTTCGCTGCGTTCATAAATCTTCTCTGATAGGATACGACCTGGTTTGCGCTGGAAAATCTGGCCAGATAATTTGGTTCCGCAGTCAGGACTACCCTGCCTGCCATGTCGCCGTACTCTTCGGAGGAAAGCAGCCTGTCGATATCGTAATAATTATAATCCCCTTCCATGCTGCAGATGATCAGACGCGTATCCTCCAGATTGGTCTGCCGGAGAAGCCGCAGGTTCTGGCGGATTCCGTCAAGGCCGTCTGACCCCTCCGGATTGTTAATATTTCGCTGGTCAATGAGAATTTCCGCTTTTTCCTTAACAGTGAGCAAATCCACCCCTTCTTCTCCGGCCGCGAAATAATCTTTGGCAACCATATAGCTGCGCAGGTCTTCCAGATACTTTTTCTGTCCGGTCAGACTGTAGATGTCCAGATAGTTTTTAATCTCCTGAGACTGCATGAGGCGGTGGCGGATAAAGCTGTTGATGAAATACGGGCGGGCCTGGAGAGCCAGAGCAGTCTGAGCCGGTTCAAACATCAGGGTGAAGTTCACCCGGTATCCGTGCTCATGGAGCATTAGAGCCAGATTGTGCCCACGAAAGGCGTCTTCTGTCGTGACTTCGTTATACCTGCGGGATAACCTTTTATCCCCTGTGAGCAGCTCGTCCACATTCTTCCGGTTAACCGGACCGGTATGGGGCACCTTGATCACCACCCGGTACTCAGAAAGCAGCTCTTTAAACCTGGCTGCTTCTTCCAGGATTTCGGCATCGCTTTTTTTGAAGGGGTCATTCAGCTCCACACTGATATCACATCCCGGCCCAAGGATGCGGCCCAGCTCTACCATGACTTCATCGCGCGTCTGAAACTTATTACCCACATTTGCCTCAGGATTATTAATAAACAGGTCGTAAATGATTCCCGGATTGCAGGTCAGATTTGCCAGCAGGCCCGATATGGGCGCTACTTCATAGGGATTCGCGCTGTCGGCTGAAAACAGCAGGTTAGTGGGCCTTTTGATCCCATTCCTGTCATAAGAGATATTTCTCTTCAGGTTAGCGCGCAGAACCCGGT includes:
- a CDS encoding RpiB/LacA/LacB family sugar-phosphate isomerase, coding for MKIAIGCDPNAQSAKEELIRFIESRKLGEVTDFGSDDPIYANVAIRVAEAVAAGKHDRGILICGTGIGVSLAANKVKGAYAALLSDIYSAKRARLSNDANIACMGAFTIGNKLREELTEAFLTSEFVPGCASQAKVDAFVEYDNER
- a CDS encoding transaldolase family protein gives rise to the protein MVIKSSIRNLGLKAVRGEEDYAARILDLPLAAGEFKALEGTAEYIGVTEEFKKVIDCFKTPAGETPAGFQIELELSSDRVLRANLKRNISYDRNGIKRPTNLLFSADSANPYEVAPISGLLANLTCNPGIIYDLFINNPEANVGNKFQTRDEVMVELGRILGPGCDISVELNDPFKKSDAEILEEAARFKELLSEYRVVIKVPHTGPVNRKNVDELLTGDKRLSRRYNEVTTEDAFRGHNLALMLHEHGYRVNFTLMFEPAQTALALQARPYFINSFIRHRLMQSQEIKNYLDIYSLTGQKKYLEDLRSYMVAKDYFAAGEEGVDLLTVKEKAEILIDQRNINNPEGSDGLDGIRQNLRLLRQTNLEDTRLIICSMEGDYNYYDIDRLLSSEEYGDMAGRVVLTAEPNYLARFSSANQVVSYQRRFMNAANGAK